A single genomic interval of Fimbriimonadaceae bacterium harbors:
- the rplA gene encoding 50S ribosomal protein L1 has translation MAIAEKVDRDALHDVEAAIKLLKESANAKFPESVDLAVRLGIDPKKGDQNVRGITSLPHGTGKTKRVAVLAKGDHQKEAEEAGADVVGDEDLITKIQNGFRDFDVILATEEMAPQIGKIGRMLGPRTPNKRNGTVTNNVGSAVAEIKGATRLEYRADKAGVVHLGIGKVSFTEEQIAENFAAALDALIKAKPASAKGRYLRSVTLSSTMGPGIKVDPLLAAKAAKH, from the coding sequence GTGGCCATCGCCGAAAAAGTCGATCGAGACGCCCTCCACGACGTCGAGGCCGCGATCAAGCTGCTCAAAGAGAGCGCGAACGCCAAGTTCCCCGAAAGCGTCGACCTGGCGGTTCGCCTCGGCATCGACCCGAAGAAGGGCGACCAGAACGTGCGCGGCATCACGAGCCTTCCGCACGGCACGGGCAAGACCAAGCGTGTGGCCGTGCTCGCCAAGGGCGACCACCAGAAGGAGGCCGAAGAGGCCGGAGCCGACGTCGTCGGGGACGAGGATCTGATCACGAAGATCCAGAACGGATTCCGCGACTTCGACGTGATCCTCGCGACGGAGGAGATGGCGCCCCAGATCGGCAAGATCGGCCGCATGCTCGGCCCCCGAACGCCCAACAAGCGCAACGGGACCGTGACGAACAACGTGGGCAGCGCCGTCGCCGAGATCAAGGGAGCCACGCGCCTCGAGTACCGCGCCGACAAAGCGGGCGTCGTCCACCTGGGAATCGGCAAGGTCTCCTTTACCGAGGAGCAGATTGCGGAGAACTTCGCGGCCGCGCTCGACGCGCTGATCAAGGCCAAGCCCGCGTCTGCGAAGGGCCGCTACCTGCGAAGCGTGACGCTGAGCAGCACCATGGGACCCGGCATCAAGGTCGATCCCCTCCTAGCGGCCAAGGCCGCCAAGCACTAA
- a CDS encoding PfkB family carbohydrate kinase, with protein MSAGLLGRLVGIRAVVLGDLMLDEYLFGSATRISPEAPVMVVRQERTAHVPGGAANVARNIVALGGRASILGVAGDDEPADRLASELESEGIEARGIVRDGTRTTTRKTRVVADHSHQVLRIDHEDDAPVSAAIEARLRSEVDAHLPEADVLVLSDYLKGALTPSVAEHAVRTARATGVPVIVNPKPRSLAQYAGATLVSLNRAEVTGALDLWKPLEDADAEEAGRALRARLGVDVLLVTLGESGLLAVGGETLRVRAPRVEVYDTAGAGDTVIAAVALGWAAVGFRAEVFELAAQAAARVVQHVGVAVPTAEDLAALRGAPR; from the coding sequence GTGAGCGCCGGACTCCTCGGGCGCCTGGTTGGCATCCGGGCCGTCGTGCTCGGCGACCTCATGCTCGACGAGTATCTCTTCGGCTCGGCCACGCGCATCAGTCCGGAAGCGCCGGTGATGGTCGTGCGCCAGGAGCGCACCGCCCACGTTCCGGGCGGCGCGGCCAACGTCGCGCGGAACATCGTCGCGCTGGGCGGCCGCGCCTCCATCCTCGGGGTGGCGGGGGACGACGAGCCGGCCGACCGTCTGGCCAGCGAGCTGGAGTCGGAGGGCATCGAGGCCCGCGGGATCGTGAGGGACGGAACAAGAACCACGACGCGCAAGACGCGCGTCGTGGCCGACCACTCGCACCAGGTGCTGCGCATCGACCACGAGGACGACGCTCCGGTCTCGGCGGCGATCGAAGCGCGGCTGAGATCCGAGGTGGACGCCCACCTTCCCGAGGCGGACGTACTGGTGCTGAGCGACTACCTGAAGGGAGCGCTCACGCCGTCGGTCGCCGAGCACGCGGTGCGGACGGCCCGGGCGACCGGCGTTCCCGTGATCGTGAACCCAAAACCCCGGTCGCTGGCGCAGTACGCGGGAGCGACCCTGGTGAGCTTGAACCGCGCCGAGGTCACCGGCGCCCTCGATCTGTGGAAACCGCTCGAAGACGCCGACGCCGAAGAGGCGGGGCGGGCGCTGCGCGCACGGCTCGGCGTGGACGTGCTGCTGGTGACCCTGGGCGAAAGCGGGCTCCTCGCAGTCGGTGGCGAGACGTTGCGCGTCCGCGCGCCGCGCGTCGAGGTGTACGACACCGCGGGAGCGGGCGACACCGTCATCGCGGCCGTGGCGCTCGGGTGGGCGGCCGTCGGCTTCCGGGCCGAAGTCTTCGAACTCGCAGCCCAGGCGGCGGCGCGGGTCGTGCAGCACGTGGGGGTCGCGGTCCCCACCGCCGAAGATCTCGCGGCCTTGCGCGGGGCCCCCCGCTGA
- the lgt gene encoding prolipoprotein diacylglyceryl transferase: MHPVLFEIFGFKVHSFGLLMLVAFVTALWFARSRARRFGFEPDEVSDIAFWALIAGVLGARIAFIVQEIPFYSQHPEKLLSLQFEGLTSFGGLIFGFLAIVVGCWRRKKPVLAFLDLAGGPMLVGHAIGRVGCLLNGCCYGGVCDLPWAISIEGLPGLYHPAQIYDSFMNLAGLAVLLLVERRGLVRGRSFGVFLVVHGLARFVYEFWRAGTTSTTIGRSPLTEGHVAALVLVVLGIAVLVRARKPVPAGEPTA; encoded by the coding sequence ATGCACCCCGTCCTTTTCGAGATCTTTGGCTTCAAAGTCCACAGCTTTGGACTGCTGATGCTCGTCGCCTTCGTGACGGCGCTCTGGTTCGCGCGGTCCCGCGCGCGGCGGTTCGGATTCGAACCGGACGAGGTGTCGGACATCGCTTTCTGGGCACTCATCGCGGGCGTGCTCGGCGCGCGCATCGCGTTCATCGTCCAGGAGATTCCGTTCTACAGCCAGCACCCGGAGAAGCTCCTGAGCCTCCAGTTCGAGGGACTCACCAGCTTTGGCGGACTGATCTTCGGGTTTCTGGCGATCGTGGTGGGCTGCTGGCGCCGCAAGAAGCCGGTCCTCGCGTTCCTCGACCTCGCCGGCGGCCCCATGCTCGTCGGCCACGCGATCGGCCGCGTGGGGTGTCTGTTGAACGGATGCTGCTACGGCGGCGTGTGCGACCTCCCCTGGGCGATCTCGATCGAGGGGCTGCCCGGCCTCTACCATCCCGCCCAGATCTACGATTCGTTCATGAACCTTGCTGGCCTGGCCGTGCTCCTCCTGGTCGAGCGCCGGGGTCTCGTCCGCGGCCGCAGCTTCGGCGTCTTTCTGGTGGTGCACGGCCTCGCGCGCTTTGTGTACGAGTTCTGGCGGGCGGGCACCACGTCGACGACGATCGGCCGCAGTCCGCTCACCGAGGGCCACGTCGCCGCCCTGGTCTTGGTAGTCCTTGGCATCGCCGTGCTGGTGCGCGCGCGAAAGCCCGTGCCGGCGGGGGAACCCACGGCGTGA
- the argB gene encoding acetylglutamate kinase → MIDASLQAEVLNQALPYIQQFRGQTFVIKYGGNAMRDPAVLHGVIRNVLLLQLVGIRAVLIHGGGPEIDRWLERLGIAKRVENGLRVTDADTMAVVEMALARTNKQLVAEVQKAGGLAIGLSGRDGGLLTAEPISESLGRVGEVIGVDTRAIEMALDAGFVPIVCSVASDTQGESLNVNADSAAAALAGAIHAGKLILLTETDGVLAARQDPTSLISRLTPERARAMIADGSADAGMIPKLEAALHALDEGVPRVHFLNGGRPNSLLIEVFTDEGIGTMMERDRR, encoded by the coding sequence ATGATCGACGCGTCGCTCCAGGCCGAGGTGCTGAACCAGGCGCTCCCGTACATCCAGCAGTTCCGCGGCCAGACGTTCGTGATCAAGTACGGGGGCAACGCGATGCGCGACCCGGCCGTGCTGCACGGCGTGATCCGCAACGTGCTGCTGCTGCAGCTCGTGGGGATCCGCGCCGTGCTGATCCACGGGGGCGGCCCCGAAATCGATCGTTGGCTCGAGCGTCTGGGGATCGCGAAGCGCGTTGAAAACGGTCTGCGCGTCACCGACGCCGACACGATGGCCGTGGTGGAGATGGCGCTCGCCCGCACGAACAAGCAACTGGTCGCCGAGGTGCAGAAGGCGGGCGGGCTCGCGATCGGGCTCTCCGGCCGGGACGGGGGGCTGTTGACCGCCGAACCCATCTCCGAGTCCCTGGGGCGCGTCGGCGAGGTGATCGGGGTGGACACGCGCGCGATCGAGATGGCGTTGGACGCAGGCTTCGTCCCGATCGTGTGCTCGGTCGCCTCGGACACCCAGGGCGAGAGCCTCAACGTCAACGCGGACAGCGCGGCGGCGGCGCTGGCGGGCGCGATCCACGCGGGAAAGCTGATTCTGCTGACCGAAACCGACGGGGTGCTCGCGGCGCGCCAAGATCCGACCAGTCTCATCAGTCGGCTGACCCCCGAGCGCGCCCGCGCGATGATCGCGGACGGCAGCGCGGACGCGGGGATGATCCCCAAGCTCGAGGCGGCCCTTCACGCGTTGGACGAGGGCGTCCCCCGCGTGCACTTCCTCAACGGCGGGCGGCCCAACTCGTTGCTGATCGAGGTGTTCACGGACGAGGGGATCGGCACGATGATGGAGCGCGACCGACGCTAG
- a CDS encoding dihydroorotase has protein sequence MKILLKNGRILDPSQDLDFVGSLVIEDDQIVEYGETVDETDVDDLFDCTGYWITPGLVDPHCHLREPGGEHKETIVTGTQSAAAGGFTTVCCMPNTNPPLDNPALIDFLLDRAASPEAGGVFVAPVGALTKGMRGEELADLAALKSAGIVAASDEGFPIQDALVMTKAMEFCVQLDLPVLAHCEDANLARHGSMNEGAMSAMLGLKGVPRTAEDIAVMRNCLLSLNTGCELHIMRVSTWSSVEMIRQAKYLGAPVTCEVVPQHFIFTEEDVAEFDSHFKMQPPLRTQVDVDIILQAIADGTIDCIASDHSPHASHEVHAPFDDAPFGMVGFESVLAATLTHLTHNGILSPLETVRKLSTAPAKILRLDGGSLKPGETPVAQVTVIDPELEWTFDVAKTFSKGKNTAFNGMPFKGKALLTFCGSEIYRDAHFDGGRLQMVG, from the coding sequence ATGAAGATTCTCCTCAAGAACGGTCGAATCCTCGACCCCTCGCAGGACCTCGATTTCGTCGGCAGCCTCGTCATCGAGGACGATCAGATCGTCGAGTACGGGGAGACCGTGGACGAGACCGACGTCGACGACCTCTTCGACTGCACGGGCTACTGGATCACACCCGGACTGGTCGATCCCCACTGCCACCTGCGCGAACCGGGCGGCGAGCACAAGGAAACCATCGTGACCGGAACGCAGTCCGCGGCGGCCGGAGGGTTCACGACCGTGTGCTGCATGCCCAACACGAACCCGCCTCTCGACAATCCGGCGTTGATCGACTTCCTGCTCGATCGAGCGGCCTCGCCCGAGGCCGGCGGCGTTTTCGTGGCGCCCGTGGGCGCGCTGACCAAGGGGATGCGGGGCGAGGAGCTGGCCGACCTGGCCGCCCTGAAGAGTGCGGGCATCGTCGCGGCGAGCGATGAGGGCTTCCCGATCCAAGACGCTCTGGTCATGACCAAGGCGATGGAGTTCTGCGTCCAGCTCGACCTGCCGGTCCTCGCCCACTGCGAAGACGCCAACCTCGCGCGGCACGGCAGCATGAACGAGGGCGCCATGAGCGCGATGCTCGGCCTCAAGGGCGTCCCGCGCACGGCGGAGGACATCGCCGTGATGCGCAACTGCCTCCTGTCGCTGAACACGGGATGCGAGCTGCACATCATGCGGGTAAGCACGTGGAGTTCCGTCGAGATGATTCGGCAGGCGAAGTATCTCGGCGCCCCGGTCACCTGCGAGGTCGTTCCCCAGCATTTCATCTTCACCGAAGAGGACGTCGCCGAATTCGACAGCCACTTCAAGATGCAGCCGCCCCTGCGCACGCAGGTGGACGTGGACATCATCCTCCAGGCGATCGCCGACGGCACCATCGACTGCATCGCGAGCGACCACTCGCCCCACGCAAGCCACGAGGTCCATGCGCCGTTCGACGACGCGCCCTTCGGCATGGTCGGCTTCGAAAGCGTGCTCGCCGCGACCCTTACGCACCTCACCCACAACGGCATCCTCTCGCCGCTCGAGACCGTTCGGAAGCTCAGCACGGCGCCCGCGAAGATCCTTCGACTCGACGGCGGCTCCCTCAAGCCCGGAGAGACGCCGGTCGCCCAGGTCACGGTGATCGACCCCGAGCTGGAGTGGACTTTCGACGTCGCCAAGACGTTCAGCAAGGGCAAGAACACGGCGTTCAACGGCATGCCGTTCAAGGGCAAGGCGCTCCTCACGTTCTGCGGCAGCGAGATCTACCGCGACGCCCATTTCGACGGCGGCCGCCTCCAGATGGTGGGCTGA
- a CDS encoding aspartate carbamoyltransferase catalytic subunit → MGRNLLAIRHLEKSDIETLLERGAEFKRAVVAGKKLPQLGQYVVGMLFFEGSTRTRVSFEQAAHYLGLKTANFGAAGSSMGKGETFKDTILTLRYERLNALVIRHRSSGTPILAARYFGAPVLNAGDGQHEHPTQALGDALTILERKGSLKGLTVAIVGDVEHSRVARSNAWLLHKMGASVRFVGPRTLMPSHTSMLPGSVYYDLENGVADADVIICLRLQRERMSEGLVSSSGEYAKLYQINRDTLRFAKDDCLVMHPGPLNRGVEVDDTAADFDRSAITDQIGNGIFVRMAALHWVFTEEPPKPKAPAKPKARPKRRPAPKTKANV, encoded by the coding sequence ATGGGCCGCAACCTGCTTGCCATCCGACATCTTGAGAAATCGGACATTGAAACGCTGCTGGAGCGGGGCGCCGAGTTCAAACGCGCCGTCGTTGCCGGGAAGAAACTCCCCCAGCTCGGCCAGTACGTGGTGGGCATGCTCTTCTTCGAGGGATCGACCCGGACCCGCGTTTCGTTCGAACAGGCCGCCCACTACCTCGGGCTGAAGACCGCGAACTTCGGCGCCGCCGGCAGTTCGATGGGAAAAGGGGAGACGTTCAAGGACACGATCCTCACGCTCCGCTACGAACGGCTCAACGCCTTGGTGATCCGCCACCGCTCGAGCGGAACCCCCATCCTCGCCGCGCGCTATTTCGGCGCCCCGGTGCTGAACGCCGGCGACGGCCAGCACGAACATCCGACCCAGGCGCTGGGCGACGCGCTCACGATCCTCGAAAGGAAAGGCTCCCTGAAGGGGCTCACCGTCGCGATCGTCGGCGACGTGGAACACTCGCGGGTCGCCCGATCGAACGCCTGGCTCCTCCACAAGATGGGCGCCTCGGTTCGGTTCGTCGGACCGCGCACGTTGATGCCCAGTCACACGTCGATGCTGCCGGGCAGCGTCTACTACGACCTTGAGAACGGGGTCGCCGACGCCGACGTGATCATCTGCCTGCGGCTTCAGCGCGAACGTATGTCCGAGGGACTGGTGAGCTCGAGCGGCGAGTACGCCAAGCTGTACCAGATCAACCGCGATACGCTCCGGTTCGCCAAGGACGACTGCCTGGTCATGCACCCCGGACCGCTCAACCGCGGCGTTGAGGTCGACGACACGGCGGCCGATTTCGACCGCTCGGCGATCACCGACCAGATCGGCAACGGCATCTTCGTGCGCATGGCGGCCCTTCACTGGGTGTTCACCGAGGAGCCGCCCAAGCCCAAGGCGCCCGCCAAACCCAAAGCCAGGCCCAAACGGCGGCCGGCACCCAAAACGAAGGCGAACGTATGA
- the pyrR gene encoding bifunctional pyr operon transcriptional regulator/uracil phosphoribosyltransferase PyrR: protein MGTVLLDAGDMRRTLGRMAHEILEANGGAEGLVVVGVMRRGWPVAKRLAFVMTQIEGTTVPCGKLDVGAFRDDRPAAENDETEIPFEVNGKRVILVDEVIYTGRTARAALDALMRFGRPSSVQMAVLVDRGHRELPIQPDYCGRSVATRRDDHIIVKVHEYDGEDAVVLNHADGEGVD, encoded by the coding sequence ATGGGGACCGTGCTGCTCGACGCCGGGGATATGCGCCGCACGCTCGGCCGCATGGCTCATGAGATCCTTGAGGCCAACGGCGGCGCCGAGGGGCTCGTCGTGGTGGGCGTGATGCGCCGCGGATGGCCCGTGGCCAAGCGCCTGGCCTTCGTGATGACCCAGATCGAGGGAACGACCGTGCCGTGCGGGAAGCTCGACGTCGGGGCGTTTCGGGACGATCGCCCGGCGGCGGAGAACGACGAGACCGAGATTCCGTTCGAGGTCAACGGCAAGCGCGTGATCTTGGTGGACGAAGTGATCTACACGGGCCGCACGGCCAGGGCCGCGCTCGACGCCTTGATGCGGTTCGGCCGGCCCAGCAGCGTGCAGATGGCCGTGCTCGTCGATCGGGGCCACCGCGAGCTGCCGATCCAACCCGACTACTGTGGCCGCAGCGTGGCCACCCGGCGGGACGACCACATCATCGTCAAGGTGCACGAGTACGACGGGGAGGATGCGGTAGTGTTGAACCACGCTGACGGGGAGGGAGTCGACTGA
- a CDS encoding AAA family ATPase, with translation MYEPYWGLSEPPFSLTPDPRFLYMSRGHEDSLMMLHYAITRNKGAAMLAGAIGLGKTTVSRKLLELIDPVQNRVVLIVNPILTPIQILREILSQLDVESQSRNRQVLVQELHKTLLGCYERGQRVVVIIDEAHLIRSGNTLEELRLLLNCQMNDQFLISLVLLGQPELRGKIQRVPALEQRLAVRHTLHPLDVNETGEMILHRLRVAGYTGELTPFTPDALYEIFKHSKGTPRVISHLADNALLVGMAQKVKQIDGFLMNSVALEYTGVEAA, from the coding sequence ATGTACGAACCCTATTGGGGCCTATCCGAACCACCCTTCAGCCTCACGCCCGATCCTCGATTCCTCTATATGAGCCGCGGGCATGAGGACTCGTTGATGATGCTGCATTACGCCATCACCCGCAACAAGGGCGCCGCGATGCTCGCGGGAGCGATCGGCCTGGGGAAGACCACGGTCAGCCGCAAGCTCCTGGAGCTGATCGATCCGGTCCAGAACCGCGTCGTGTTGATCGTCAACCCGATCCTGACTCCGATCCAGATCCTTCGCGAGATTCTGAGCCAGCTCGATGTCGAGTCCCAGTCCCGCAACCGGCAGGTGCTGGTGCAGGAGCTGCACAAGACGCTTCTGGGCTGCTACGAGCGCGGGCAGCGCGTGGTCGTGATTATCGACGAGGCGCACCTGATCCGCTCCGGAAACACGCTCGAGGAGCTTCGGCTTCTGCTGAACTGCCAGATGAACGACCAGTTCCTGATCAGCCTCGTGCTGCTGGGTCAGCCCGAGCTGCGGGGGAAGATCCAGCGCGTCCCGGCGCTCGAGCAGCGCCTGGCGGTCCGGCACACGCTGCACCCGCTCGACGTGAACGAGACGGGGGAGATGATCCTGCACCGCCTGCGGGTCGCCGGCTACACGGGCGAGCTCACGCCGTTCACCCCCGACGCCCTCTACGAGATTTTCAAACATTCGAAAGGCACGCCCCGCGTGATCAGCCACCTCGCGGACAACGCGCTCCTGGTGGGGATGGCCCAGAAGGTCAAACAGATCGATGGGTTCCTGATGAACAGCGTTGCGCTGGAATACACGGGAGTTGAAGCCGCATGA
- a CDS encoding helix-turn-helix domain-containing protein, protein MNLADAIRRAATVAGNKPMEQPEIFAAAPTIEPDWEPQVFEPPTDSEHAAAEPQSPEVEAIEVGASIPAQAPAGGMVRVEVFLPSDQLTGFFRAVAATQHPILTLREASSFLRVSATTLEDLAGKGKVPAFKVDGRWRFAKTSLEEWIAERHREAKESRNVA, encoded by the coding sequence ATGAACTTGGCAGACGCGATCCGACGAGCCGCCACCGTGGCGGGAAACAAACCTATGGAACAACCCGAGATCTTCGCCGCTGCGCCGACCATCGAACCCGATTGGGAGCCGCAGGTCTTCGAACCGCCGACCGACTCGGAACACGCCGCCGCGGAGCCGCAGAGCCCCGAGGTCGAAGCCATCGAGGTGGGAGCGTCGATCCCGGCCCAAGCCCCTGCGGGCGGAATGGTCCGGGTCGAAGTGTTCCTGCCGTCCGATCAGCTCACGGGCTTCTTCCGAGCGGTCGCGGCCACGCAACATCCGATCCTCACGCTGCGCGAGGCTTCCAGCTTCCTGCGCGTGTCGGCCACGACCCTTGAGGATCTTGCCGGCAAGGGAAAGGTCCCCGCATTCAAGGTGGATGGCCGCTGGCGCTTCGCCAAGACGAGCCTGGAAGAGTGGATCGCCGAGCGCCATCGCGAAGCGAAGGAGAGTCGAAATGTCGCTTAA
- the pilM gene encoding type IV pilus assembly protein PilM: protein MSLKLFGKKSVLGLDIGHHTINGVLIDRTADGWRVSRFGSVPTPPETVREGVVIDDQAVGAAIRQLMKEHQLNATGANIAVSGASVVVRTVRIPRMPEATLRKSIKYEASRYVPSSVEESHIEFEIVGMADENQMDVMVVAAPRDVVASRIKACAAADLEVEVVDIESFATYRSIVEADPNKTWREDTIALVDIGSSTTSMSVVSHGMFCMTRSIPHGGQTLTEALKSYFKLSDPDAETGKSQLDVSELTVEGQPSENPPLRVLQPHLDDLVREVRRSLNYYQSQQTETGVAAPVTSLVVTGGGAKLHGLAKYIGHKLQLETVSAGVFENPRFVAAGVSDGNGLDLTVATGLAMRAHQKAA from the coding sequence ATGTCGCTTAAGCTGTTTGGCAAGAAGAGTGTTCTGGGGCTGGATATCGGCCACCACACCATCAACGGCGTGTTGATCGACCGGACCGCGGACGGCTGGCGCGTGTCACGTTTCGGAAGCGTTCCCACGCCCCCCGAAACCGTGCGCGAGGGCGTCGTGATCGACGACCAGGCCGTGGGCGCCGCGATCCGGCAACTCATGAAGGAGCACCAACTGAACGCGACCGGGGCGAACATCGCCGTGTCGGGAGCTTCGGTGGTCGTGCGCACCGTGCGCATCCCCCGCATGCCCGAAGCGACCCTGCGCAAGTCGATCAAGTACGAAGCCAGCCGCTACGTGCCGAGCTCGGTCGAGGAGAGCCACATCGAGTTCGAGATCGTCGGCATGGCCGACGAGAACCAGATGGACGTCATGGTCGTCGCGGCTCCCCGCGACGTCGTGGCCAGCCGGATCAAGGCGTGCGCGGCCGCGGATCTCGAGGTGGAGGTCGTGGACATCGAGTCGTTCGCCACGTACCGCTCGATCGTCGAGGCCGACCCGAACAAGACGTGGCGCGAGGACACGATCGCCCTCGTCGACATCGGTTCCTCCACCACGAGCATGAGCGTGGTGAGCCACGGGATGTTCTGCATGACGCGGTCGATCCCGCACGGGGGCCAGACCCTGACCGAGGCGCTGAAGAGCTACTTCAAGCTGTCCGATCCGGACGCCGAGACGGGCAAGTCCCAGCTCGACGTGTCGGAGCTGACGGTCGAGGGGCAGCCGTCCGAGAATCCGCCCCTGCGGGTGCTCCAACCCCACCTCGACGATCTCGTTCGCGAGGTCCGGCGATCGCTCAACTACTACCAGTCGCAGCAGACCGAGACGGGTGTGGCCGCTCCGGTGACGTCGCTGGTGGTGACCGGTGGAGGCGCCAAGCTTCACGGCCTGGCGAAGTACATCGGACACAAGCTGCAGCTCGAGACGGTCTCCGCAGGCGTTTTCGAGAACCCGCGCTTCGTTGCGGCGGGCGTTTCCGACGGGAACGGACTCGACTTGACGGTCGCGACGGGGCTCGCGATGAGGGCCCACCAGAAAGCCGCGTAA
- a CDS encoding PilN domain-containing protein: MPLINLIQEEKLAEKRVERQTRLYFFGFVGSAIASAGAFGFLLFLTESLRGEEGRLKAQAQKVAPLLKQIEENQRAYSEYAPRLKTLQDAQAMTSRWDRILSHLTVNTPVDTWLTGMRCVQTDPTKPVEIDFVGLSVAQERVGEYMLRLQNCADLESVNLKFTQEKVTQDGHGIEFDIGSQIAGTAKEKKVAEEGKEGQSA, encoded by the coding sequence ATGCCACTGATTAATCTCATCCAAGAGGAGAAGCTCGCCGAAAAGCGCGTAGAGCGCCAGACTCGGCTGTACTTCTTCGGGTTCGTGGGGTCCGCCATCGCTTCGGCGGGCGCCTTCGGATTTCTCCTGTTCCTCACGGAGTCGCTGCGCGGCGAAGAAGGACGGCTGAAGGCGCAAGCCCAGAAGGTCGCTCCGCTGCTCAAGCAGATCGAGGAGAACCAACGAGCGTATTCGGAGTACGCACCCCGGCTCAAGACGCTGCAGGACGCCCAGGCGATGACCAGCCGGTGGGACCGCATTCTCTCCCACCTGACGGTCAACACGCCGGTCGACACGTGGCTCACCGGCATGCGGTGCGTGCAAACCGATCCCACCAAACCGGTGGAAATCGACTTCGTCGGGCTCAGCGTGGCTCAGGAGCGCGTGGGCGAATACATGCTCCGACTCCAGAACTGCGCGGATCTCGAAAGCGTGAACCTCAAGTTCACGCAGGAGAAGGTCACCCAGGACGGCCACGGCATCGAGTTCGATATCGGCTCTCAGATCGCCGGGACCGCCAAAGAGAAGAAGGTCGCCGAAGAAGGCAAGGAGGGGCAATCCGCATGA
- a CDS encoding type 4a pilus biogenesis protein PilO: MKAKPNPRLYMGLAVLTLVGGSAASYYQYSAFTDQNDVVEKLRVDTRPEDKIQVEVEQSNQKLEACLDQLRHLEQGVPQFAYVPTMLNELEQLGNSTGIEVLGVRPVAVQKSPKDEKAKKEKSPYQELEIEVKGRGEYANVLRFVSALQAFPKIVEARTVALTPKNEVGRVGAPRLEVEVHLRAFVFPPPRNPIEAASQATPPAVADEAAKEVPTDGR, translated from the coding sequence ATGAAGGCCAAGCCGAATCCCAGACTCTATATGGGGCTCGCTGTGCTCACGTTGGTCGGTGGCAGCGCCGCCTCGTACTACCAGTACTCGGCGTTTACCGACCAGAACGACGTCGTGGAGAAGCTTCGGGTCGACACCCGTCCCGAGGACAAGATCCAAGTGGAGGTCGAGCAGTCCAACCAGAAGTTGGAAGCATGCCTCGACCAGCTGCGCCATCTCGAGCAGGGCGTTCCCCAGTTCGCGTACGTGCCGACGATGTTGAACGAGCTCGAGCAGCTCGGGAACAGCACGGGCATCGAAGTGCTCGGCGTGCGTCCGGTCGCTGTTCAGAAGTCCCCCAAGGACGAGAAGGCGAAGAAGGAGAAGAGCCCCTACCAGGAGCTCGAGATCGAGGTCAAGGGTCGCGGCGAGTACGCCAACGTCCTGCGCTTCGTCAGCGCGCTCCAAGCGTTCCCCAAGATCGTCGAGGCGCGCACCGTGGCGCTGACCCCGAAGAACGAAGTGGGGCGCGTGGGTGCCCCGCGGCTTGAGGTCGAGGTTCACCTGCGGGCGTTCGTCTTCCCGCCGCCGCGCAACCCGATCGAGGCCGCATCCCAGGCAACGCCCCCGGCTGTTGCGGATGAAGCCGCCAAGGAGGTGCCGACCGATGGACGATAA
- a CDS encoding PadR family transcriptional regulator, giving the protein MRFKPDLESLVLAALGGGAKHGYDIAKTIRAAGSKALKVGDGQLYPILHALEERGWVASEWLEQEGRPNRKVYSVTPEGKKELGKRRLEWAEFSASVIALLGVKEVPCG; this is encoded by the coding sequence ATGAGATTCAAGCCTGATCTCGAATCGTTGGTGCTGGCGGCGCTCGGGGGCGGGGCGAAGCATGGGTACGACATTGCCAAGACCATTCGAGCTGCAGGCTCCAAGGCGCTGAAGGTTGGGGACGGCCAACTGTATCCAATCCTACACGCACTTGAGGAGCGCGGATGGGTGGCTTCCGAATGGCTTGAGCAGGAAGGGCGGCCGAACCGGAAGGTGTACTCCGTGACTCCCGAGGGCAAGAAGGAGCTTGGCAAGCGACGCCTGGAGTGGGCCGAGTTCTCCGCCTCCGTGATCGCCCTGCTCGGCGTCAAGGAGGTGCCTTGTGGCTGA